A genomic segment from Helicobacter sp. NHP19-012 encodes:
- the atpC gene encoding ATP synthase F1 subunit epsilon, with protein MELAVSIVVPQGLIFSGQVDRVTLPGAQGEFGVLKGHSNMVSLLKSGVIEIMREGQESLIAISWGYVEVRSGSVDILADGAVFIKGDDAVYAAKKLLEDASSDRLAISSVIARIEAHGLR; from the coding sequence ATGGAATTAGCGGTGAGTATTGTGGTCCCACAGGGCTTGATTTTCTCAGGGCAGGTGGATCGGGTAACCTTGCCCGGAGCCCAGGGCGAATTTGGGGTACTCAAAGGGCATAGCAACATGGTGTCCTTGCTCAAAAGTGGGGTGATTGAGATCATGAGGGAGGGGCAGGAGAGTTTGATCGCCATTAGCTGGGGCTATGTGGAGGTGCGCAGTGGTAGCGTGGATATTTTGGCAGACGGGGCGGTCTTCATTAAGGGCGATGATGCCGTGTATGCCGCCAAAAAACTCTTAGAGGACGCCAGCTCAGATCGGCTGGCGATCTCTAGCGTGATCGCACGCATCGAGGCGCATGGTTTGAGGTAG
- a CDS encoding MotA/TolQ/ExbB proton channel family protein, translated as MATIQNFLATSGFIPLFVLGLLSFYLILTLWVFFYKYISIKSNAFREQQALEAIMAGARKDLRLRGMLFSGAPEKPTKEWLAVWKNQLLKENTTGLVVLSIIASTAPFVGLFGTVVEILEAFGRLSGQVSFDVIAPVISKALVATAAGILTAIPAYSFFLILKRKVYDLSVYAQMQIDFLMAKEHDGF; from the coding sequence GTGGCAACGATCCAAAACTTCTTAGCCACAAGCGGGTTCATCCCCCTATTTGTACTCGGTTTGCTCTCTTTTTATCTAATTTTGACCCTTTGGGTGTTTTTTTATAAATATATCTCCATTAAGAGCAATGCTTTCAGAGAACAACAAGCCTTAGAGGCGATCATGGCGGGCGCACGCAAGGACTTGCGCCTAAGAGGCATGCTCTTTAGTGGCGCACCCGAAAAGCCCACCAAAGAGTGGCTGGCGGTGTGGAAAAACCAGCTTTTAAAAGAGAACACTACGGGGCTCGTGGTTTTAAGCATCATCGCCAGCACCGCCCCCTTTGTGGGGCTCTTTGGCACGGTGGTGGAGATTTTAGAAGCCTTTGGGCGTTTGAGTGGGCAGGTGAGCTTTGATGTGATCGCCCCTGTGATCTCTAAGGCTTTGGTTGCCACAGCCGCGGGGATTTTAACCGCCATCCCCGCCTACTCGTTCTTTTTGATCTTAAAGCGCAAGGTTTACGATTTGTCCGTATACGCTCAAATGCAGATCGATTTTCTCATGGCAAAAGAACATGATGGATTTTGA